The genomic region GATCACCAGCGTCACGGCGATCATGATCGCCCCCTGCAGCGTGTTGGTGTACGCGTGCGCGTACGTGCCGCCGACGAAGATGTAGCCGAACACGAACACCGTCACCAGGACGAGCGACTCGACGTTCGACAGGCCGAGCGTCTTTTGCATGACGATGGAGACGCCGCCGAGGATCAGCACCACGAACGACACGCTCAGCAGCTGGATGGCGGCAAACAGGGTGGCGAGGCCGCGCGATCCGTAGCGCTCGCCGATCCACTGCGGCAGCGTGATGGCGCGCGTCTGCGCGCCGACCCGGCGAAACCCGCGGCTCATCAGCAACAGACCGCACGCGATGCCCAACCCGGCCGCGACGCCGAGATGGATGAAGGCCGACAGCCCGTGCGCGTAGACGAAGCCCGGGTTGATGACGAACGTGGCCGTCGACGCGATCGAGGCAGCCAGCGTGATGCCGACGATCCACGGCGACATGTCGCCGCGGCCGATCGCGAAACTGCGCAAGTCGCGCGTCTTGCGGTGGCCGAGCACCGCGAGCCACGAGGTGCCGATCAGGTACGCCGCAAACAGGCCCCACACGAGGGGCCGCTCGGCGATCAGGTCGATGTAGCGCATGTCGTCCGCCCTCCTGCCATGTTGCAGTGCAACATCTTTGGGGCGGGCGACGGCCCATGTCAAGCGCAAATCGCCAGCGGGCCGTCGACTGCGGGCGCGCCCGCGAGCGTGCGACACGCGACGCGAGGTTCGTTCGGCGCGCGCCCGTGGCGCACGACGGCGCGGATAACCATACGGTATCCAAGGGGCGAGAACGCCCGCCGCCGATCGCCTGCGGGTCGCGACCGCAGCCGGTCGCCCCGCCCGGAAGCCCGTTAGCGGCGTCGCTTCTTGCCGCCGGACTGCGCGGATCCGGCCGATTCCCGGACGACCTGCTTCAGCTCTTCGATTTCGCGGCGCAACATTTCGACCTCGTCCGTGCGGTCGGCGGCCGGCGCGGGCTCGGGCGCGGGGGCAGACGCCGCCGCCGGCGGCGGCTCGCCGCGGCCCGCCCACATCCCGAGCGGAGCCGACAGCAGCCGCGCGAGTGCGTCGGCCGCGTGAAACGGCAGCGTCGCGAACGGATTGTACGGCGCGACCGCTTCCGCGCCGCGCTTGGCCCGCAGGTACAGGTCCATGGCGGCGGTCATGTACTGGCCGAGAAACTCCGCGAGCGCGTCGTCGCCCATGCGGATCATCTGGTGGAGCAACGACACCGGCAGAAGCTGCGCCGCACCGCGGCTCTCGACCACGATCTGCGTGAGCGTCGCCTGCGTGAGGTCCTCCC from Deltaproteobacteria bacterium harbors:
- a CDS encoding polyhydroxyalkanoate synthesis repressor PhaR: MPRPVTIKKYGNRRLYDTDDSRYITMEELADKIRRGADVRVVDAKTGEDLTQATLTQIVVESRGAAQLLPVSLLHQMIRMGDDALAEFLGQYMTAAMDLYLRAKRGAEAVAPYNPFATLPFHAADALARLLSAPLGMWAGRGEPPPAAASAPAPEPAPAADRTDEVEMLRREIEELKQVVRESAGSAQSGGKKRRR